CGCCGCCCCAGAACATCTGCCGCCACGCATCCGACAACCGCGTCTCCGAGAAACTCAAGACGCTGATTGTCAATCCCGCCGCCGTTCTCATTCCTGTGAGACGGATGGGTGAGCGCGGCTTCCAATAAAGCCGTGTTTTTGAACCGGTAACCTAATTTGATTCCCTTCACCGGCTTATTATAATCGGCATCCGGCGGGTTTTTGACCTGTTTGCGGGTTTTATGTAGTGTATGCCCGCTATCAAGGCGGAATTCCGGTAAAAATGAAAAAAGTGGAAGCCATCATCAAACCGTTCAAACTTGAGGACTTGAAAGAAGGTCTTCAGGAAATCGGCATACAGGGCATGACCGTAAGCGAGGTAAAGGGATTCGGCAGGCAGAAGGGGCATGCGGAAATCTACCGCGGAGCGGAGTATGTAATAGATTTTCTGCCCAAAGTGAAAGTTGAAGTGGTTGCCACGGACGACCTTGTTCCGCAGATAGTGGAAGTTATTCAGCAAAGCACCAGAACCGGCAAAGCCGGAGACGGAAAGATATTCATCGTCCCCGTTGAGAATGCGGTTCGCATCAGAACCGGCGAGGTCGGCGAAGACGCCATATAAACAGGCGCGCAAAAAAACCGGCACAGGAGGAAGAAATGGCCGTAAGAAAGAAATCATCCAAAGCCCCCGCACGCAAAGCGGGCTCGGCCCCAAGCAAGGCGGCGGTTGCAAAGGCGGTAAACTTTATAAAGGACAGCAAGGCGAAGTTTGTTGACTTCCGTTTTCTTGACTTTGTGGGCATGTGGCAGCACGTAACCTTCCCCGTCAGCGGGATTGACGCATCGGTGTTTGAAGAGGGCATGGGCTTTGACGGCTCAAGCATCAGGGGATGGAAGGCAATCAACGCAAGCGATATGCTTATGATGCCCGACCCCGAAACGGTAAAACTTGACCCGTTTATGGAGATGCCCACGGTTGTCGCCCTCTGCAACATAATGGACCCCATCACCAAAGAGCCGTATTCGCGCGACCCCAGAACCATAGCGTCCAAAGCCGAGGCGTATATGAAAAGCACCGGCATTGCGGATGTCGCGTATTTCGGCCCGGAACTTGAGTTTTTCATTCTTGACGAAATCCGCTACGACCAGACGGCGAATTCCGGCTACTATTTTGTTGACTCGGATGAAGGCATCTGGAATTCGGGAAGCGATGACTTCCCCAACCTCGGATACAAACTGAGGCACAAAGAGGGATACTTCCCCACCCCCCCGGCGGACCTGCATCATGACTTGCGCTCGGAGATGGTCTCCGTAATGGAGAGCCTCGGCATAGTGGTTGAGGCGCACCATCACGAAGTGGCGACCGGCGGACAGGCGGAAATAGACATGAAATTCGCCTCCCTGCTCAGCATGGGCGACCAGATGATGTGGTATAAATACATCTGCCGCAATGTGGCGCGCAAGCATGGCAAAAGCGTAACCTTTATGCCCAAGCCCCTGTTCAGCGACAACGGTTCGGGAATGCATGTTCACCAGTCATTGTGGAAAAAGGGCAAACCGCTGTTTGCCGGAAACGGGTATGCGGGAATGAGCGAAACCGCCATGCACTACATAGGCGGCATACTCAAGCACGCCCGCGCCATTTGCGCTTTCAGCAACTCAACAACCAACTCCTACAGGCGGCTTGTTCCGGGATTTGAAGCCCCGGTAAACCTTGCGTATTCGGCAAGAAACAGAAGCGCGGCGGTCAGGATACCGATGTATTCACCGAGCCCCAAAGCAAAGCGGCTTGAATGCAGATTCCCCGACCCGTCCTGCAACGGCTACCTGACCTTCTCCGCCATGCTCATGGCGGGGCTTGACGGGATTGAGAACAAGATCAACCCCGGAGACCCGCTTGACAGAGACATATACGCCCTCGGGCCGGAGGAACTGAAGGGCGTGCCGTCAGTCCCCGCATCGCTTGAGGAGGCCCTCAAGTCTCTTGAGAAAGACCATGATTTCCTTCTCAGGGGCGGAGTGTTTGACGAAGACCTGCTCAGAACATGGATAGATTACAAGATGGAAAACGAGGTCAACCCCGTCCGGCTGAGACCCGTTCCGCAGGAATTTATCCTTTACTACGATGTCTGATTTGACGGATTGGACGAAAACAAAAAAGCGCCGTGTTCAAGCGGCGCTTTTTTTGTAACCGCGAAGGGGGCGGGCGGCTTGACATCAACACATCAAAACAGTATGATGCCCGCATGAGAACAACACTCACATTGGATGAAGATGTGGCGGAATACCTGCAAAAGGAAAGCCTTCTTCGCAACAAGCCGTTCAAGCAAGTGGTGAATGAGGCGGTGCGCAGGGGCATGTCTCCCGGCGCAAAAAGGGCGCGCCCGCCCAAGTTCAGAGTCGTCCCCCACAACGGCGGGTTTGCCTCCGGAATAAACCGGCGGAAAATCAATCAATTGAACGATGAGTTGGAAGCGGCTGAATTCGTGAAAAAACACGCCAAATGATAGTGCCGGACATCAACCTGCTTGTTTACGCATACAACAGCGGGGTGGCAAACCATGCAAAAGCCAGACGCTGGTGGGAAGACACGGTTAACGGCGACAGGCGGGTCGGCCTGCCGTGGGTGGTGGTGAACGGATTTGTGAGATTGATGACAAACCCCAAAGTGGTTACGCCCCCCATGTCCGCTCCGGCGGCGGTTGATTTTGTGAAGTCGTGGTTTCAATACGCTCATATCATCCCTGTTAATCCGGGCGTTAGGCATTTGGAATATCTCCGGCAAAATCTGGATGCCGCAGGTGTTGGCGCAAACCTCGTAACCGATGCGCACATAGCCGCCGTTGCAATGGAGTATCAGGCGGAGGTTCATTCCAACGATGAGGACTTCAGCAGGTTTCCCGGACTGCGGTGGGTCAATCCCTTGTAAGGTATTTGCACGCAACCGCAAACCGGCCTTGAAAGTCCCTTATTCCCTTGTTACTGTTGAGACAAATCAACGGAGGATGATGTGTATCACACCGGCGTCTTCCCGAAGAAGAGGTAATAAAATGCGCGGTCTTGGTCATTCCATTCCATTTTTAACCAGAGGCGCGGGAGCGCTTGTGCTGTTGCTCTCCCTGCTGGCCGCCGGGTGCGGGCCCAAGTTCAACCCGTCCGATGCGGCTTCCGGCAAACAGACATCAACCGGCGTTAAGGTTCGCCCTGAAATAGGAATACCGAAAGAGCCCTCGCTGGAGTATATACGCGTCCGCATGGCGGACAGCATATTCCTTAACCCGCCTGAAGTGGACAACCCCTCGGTTTATGTCCGCATCCGCAACACTTCGGGAAAAGACATTGACCTTCAGGGAGTTGTCATCCAAAAACTGCGCTCGCTCGGATACAAATTGACCCGGAATGCGAGCAGCGCCACATACGTTTTACAGGCAAACCTGCTGTTCGCCGATGAGGTTTCCGCCGCGGAACTCGCCAAAATTGACGAGACTAAATACGGATTCAGCTTAACCAGAACCGCCGCCGGGCTTCTGGTGGGAGCCGGGCTTGGAGCGGGAGCCGGAGCGTTGCTTGGAGAGGGCGATATTACCGGAGAGACAATAGTCGGCGGCGTGGTGGGCGGAGCGGTCGGCGCGATAGGACAGGCGTTGAGCCAGCGCGAACGCGACAAAAGGCTTGCCGCCAAGCAGTGGATAAAATACTTTTCGCTTGTGGTTGATATTCAGTTGAAGGAGCGGGCTTCGGGAGAGGTGAAGATTGAAGGCTCTTCCGCGATGTCATCCTCTCAGGGGCTGGAGCACGAATCAGACCTTGGCGACAACAGAGGGGGGTCGGAAAGTTCCTACGGACGCAGGGAAACCCAAACCTATTCGGAAACAAGCCGGTGGAAGAGTTACCGGACCAGAGTTATCGGCAAGGCGAAAGGCAAACTGATTGTGTTTGAAGACGTTCGGCGGGACTTTGCCGAACAGTTGGCAAACTCCATAGCCGGACTGTTTTAAGCATTCCGCCACAGCGGGAAAGACCGTGCGCAATTTAGTAGTTTTGTCCGTTTGCGTTGTGTTCATTGCGGGATGCGCAGGCGGTATTTACAAACAAACCTCATGGCGGCCGCCTCAGGATGCCGGCAAAGCGACTTCCGACTGGGATGTGGCGTCCGCAATATGCGATGCAAGGGCGGGCGACAGGGAATTGACCCCTGAAGAGGAAATGGAAATAGCCGAAAAGAGGCAAACATTGAAGGAAACCGGAAGCGCGCTTCAGGATTTGATGGACGAGGCGGGCATTGAGGGCGGCGAAATCGCGGGCGCAGTCGCGGGATTTCTGAGCGGATTTCTCGGCGGCAAAAAAGAAAAACAGGATGAAGAATTCGTAAAGTGCATGGAAGGGTTCGGCTGGGAGAAATAATGTGTATAAATCGTCAAATCATACACATCACAAGTCAAGTCCCTCAAATCTTTGCCTGATACATTCCGCCTTCGGAGTTTTCCACAAGCCCTTCTATCTCAAGTTCAAGAATAAGCGCGGAGATTGAAGCCACCGTTTCACCGGACTGCTCCGTTATCTCGTCAATGTGAAGGGGTTTCTCTCTTATCAGGGAGAGCAGTTTCCGTTTCTCCCTCGGCAGCGAGGCAATCTTTTCCTCCGCCGTCCGCTGTTGCTGTTTTGTCCGCGCGGCGGTTTGAAGGTCTTTGAGTTCCCTTATCCCGCTTATTATGTCATCGGCGCTTTCCACCAGTATCGCGCCCTGTTTGATGAGACTGTTGGCTCCCTCGCTTATGGGCTCGTTAATCCTTCCGGGCACGGCGAAAACATCCCTGTTCTGCTCAAGAGCCAGTTTTGCCGTTATGAGCGCCCCGCTTTTCCTTGCCGCCTGCACCACCACAGTTCCGAGGGAGAGGCCGCTTATGACCGCATTGCGTTCCGGGAAATGGGTTTTGTCCGGAACGGTTCGGAGCGGAAACGCCGAGATGACCGCGCCGTTTTTTGAGATGCTTTCATACAGTTCATGGTTCTCCGGCGGATAAATCACATCAAGACCGCTGCCGAGAACCGCGATTGTGCGCCCGCCCGCGTCAACCGCCGCCTTGTGCGCCGCGGAATCCACACCGCGCGCCATCCCGCTCACCACACAAACGCCCGCCTCGGCAAGTTCGTAAGACAGTTTTCTTGCGGATTCCCTGCCGTATTTGTTCGCGTAGCGCGAGCCCACGATTGCCACGGCAAGCGAGTCGCTTTCCCGTATTTCCCCTGACACATACAGGATGGCCGGAGCGGAGTGGACGTTTTTAAGTCTCTGCGGGTAGCCGGGGGCGGCGAGTGTCAGGATGTCAAAACCCCTTTTACGCGCCTCGGAAACCTCCCTCTCCGCCCTTCCCCACTCCGAGAAATTCCTGACAAGATTCTCAGTGTCCGCGCCAACGCCGTCAATTCCGGACAATGTTCCCGCGGTCTTCGCCGCCTTGAAAACATTCTCCGCCGAGCCGCACTCTCCCGTCAAACGGCTTATGAGGACATTGCCGAGCCCCTTGATCAGCGTGAGCGCAATAAAACAGGTTTTTTCGTCCATTGTCGGGAAAGCGATATAATAACAGGTATGGAGTTTGTATTTGGCATAATTGCCGTGGTTGCTGCGGGGGTTGCCGTTTGGGCTTACGGCAGGGTTTCCGATACGGCAAAGAGCAACAAGGCGCTTGAGTCGGAACTTCGGAAGGTCAAAGAAGAGGCGGAGCGGGGAAGAGCGGACGGAATAAAGGTTGCCGAACTTGAGACCGAACTGAAAAAAGAGCGCGAGGGGTTTGAAAGGGAACGCGCCGCATGGAAAGAAGCCGAGAGCAATCTCAAAACAGCGTTTGAGAATGTGGGCAACAGGATTTTTGACGCCAGTAGCGAGAAATTTGCCAAACAGAATCAGAAAGGGCTTGAGACCATTTTAAGCCCTCTCAAAAACGACATACGGGATTTCAAAGACAAATTCGCCAAAACCGGCGAGGGCTTCGCGGGCAAATTCGGCGAATTGAAAAGCCAGATTGAAGGGCTCAAAGACCTTAACAAAACCATCGGGGCCGAGGCGCAGAACCTTACAAAAGCCCTCAAGGGCGATTCCAAGCAACGGGGCAACTGGGGCGAACTGGTGCTTGAGAGAACCCTTGAGAGATCAGGACTGAGAAAGGGCAGAGAGTATGAGGTTCAGGAAACCATGACCGGCGAAGGAGGACGGCGCGTCCTTGATGTTCTTGTCCGCCTTCCGGACGACAAGGACATTGTGATTGACTCAAAAGTCTCTCTGGTCGCTTATGACGGGTACTGCTCATCCGGGAGCGAGGCGGAAAAGGCGGAGTTTCTCAAAAGCCACATCAGGTCTGTTGAATCCCATATAAAGGAGCTTGGCGAAAAGAACTATCAGAATCTTCCCGGAATCCGCTCGCTGAACTATGTGCTTTTGTTCGTTCCGATTGAGTCCGCATATATCCTCACAGTCAACGAAAGCGAGGGCATATTCCAAAAGGCGCTGGACAGAAACATTGTGCTTGTGTGCCCCTCAACGCTTCTTGCGGTTCTGCGGACGGTTCACAGCCTGTGGCGGATGGAGGACCGGAACAGAAACGCCCAGGAGATTGCCGAGGAGGCGGGCAAATTGTATGACAAATTTGCGGGGTTTGTTGACAAGATGGACACCGTGAAAAGACAACTTGAGACTGTCGGAAACAATTTTGACGACGCCTACAAGTCTCTTTCAACGGGAAGGGGCAACCTCATCGGCAGGGCGGAAAAAATGAAACAACTCGGCGCGAAAACTTCAAAATCCCTTCCCCCCGGCATTGTTGAGAAGTCTGCGGATGAGGAAGGGCTGTCATAAGAAACCGCTAAAATATGCCGAGCCGTTTGGTTCTAAGATGCCTGCGGCAACCGCTTATCTGCCGCCGGTAGGTTTTTTCCGTCTTCTCCACCCTACGGGCGACCTTGATTAGCCACTGTTTATCTTTGTAAGTCCCCCTACGGTAGCCCCCCCATCCCTCATGGTAGGCGAGATAAAGTTTGTAGGCGTCATCCTTCTTTATCTTGAGCAGACGCGCGCTCTTGCTGTTATACCAGCCGATAAAATCGGTTGCGTCCTTGAAGTCCGACCGCCGCGTCATAAAACCGCCCTTTTGCGTTTCCCTCAAATACTGCTCCCAGGTCTTGTTGATCGCCTGAGCGTATCCCGATGCGGACGAGACCCGTTTCCACGGGATAAACCGCAGGATTTTTCTGCGCGGCTGCTTCGCCTTTTTCTTGAAACTTGATTCGTGGCGCACAAATGCGAGAGTTACCGACATTGGAACGCCCCACCGCTTTTCCGTCCTCAGAACATCCCCATACCAGCCCCGCTTGTTTATGAGTATGGAGCAGGCATCGTTAATGTCTGCGGGGACATGGGCAAACACGCACCCGCCCGCAAAAAAAAAGGCGGCTATTGCGGCGGCCTGTCTCACGGCCTTCCCCAACCGCCGCCGCCGGGGGTTTCTATTGAAAGTATGTCTCCCCGCCGGGCTTCAAAACTGTGCTTGCCCGCAAGTTCGGTTTGCTCTCCGCCCCGAATCAGCAGGTTTCTCCCGCGCCCGCCGTCTCCGCCGCCGCACGCCCCGCCGGGGCTGTGTTTTCGCCTGTCCGTTATAAGACAGACGGTTGCAGGCTCAAGAAACCTGTATTGCCTCACAATACCGCTTCCGCCCCGAAACCTTCCCGCCCCGCCGGAATTCTCTCTTATGGAGTAAAACTCAATGCGGACGGGAAACTCCCTTTCAAGAGCCTCAACGGGTGTGTTAAGTGTGTTGGTCATGTGCGTCTGCACGGCGGAGACCCCGTCAATACCGCTTCTTGCCCCCATGCCGCCGCCGATGGTTTCGTAACAGACAAACCCCTCGCCGCCGAAGGTAAGGTTGTTCATCGTTCCCGCCCCCGCCGCCTGTATCCTTTCGGGAATCGCCTCCCGCAACGCGCCGAAAACGGCGTCCGCAATGCGCTGTGAGGTTTCCACATTGCCCCCGGCCACGGCGCTCGGATAGCGGGCGTTCAGTATGGAGGGCTCATCCGCAAGTATCCGTATCGCCCGAAGGGGGCCGGAGTTGAGCGGTATGTCATCCGGGGCGAGACACTGGAAAACATACAAAACCGCAGACACGGCAACGCTGAAAGGGGCGTTCAGGCAACCCTTGACGGGCGGCGAACTTCCCGACAAATCAACCTCCGCCGCATCGCCGTCTATCGTTACACGCGCCCTGACGGGAATGTTTTCCGTTCCGAGACCGTCATCGTCCAAATAGTCTGTAAACAGGTAGCTGCCATCGGGAATCCGTCTGATGGTGTCCCGCATTATCGCCTCGCCGTAGTCAAGAAGCATATCGGCCGCCCCGCCGATGTCGGCGGCGGAGTATTTCTCAACCGTCTGCGCGAGCCGCTTGCCGCCCGCCTCAAGAGCCGCAATCTGGGCGCTCAGGTCTCCAAGCCTCTCCCGCCTGTTTCTCATGCCGGAGGTGATTTTGTCAATCAGGCGGCGGTCAATCCCGCCGCCCCGCGCAATCAGGGTCGGAGGAATCACAACCCCCTCCTCTTCCACCGAGGAGGAAAGCGGCATTGAGCCGGGCGTTTTGCCGCCGACATCCGCATGGTGGGCGCGGACGGCAAGATAAAAACCCGGCTTTCCGCCCACAAACACCGCGCGCACGCAAGTTATGTCGGGCAGGTGAGTGCCGCCCCTGAAAGGGTCGTTCAGGATGAATACGTCTCCGTCACGGAACTCTTTCTCGTCAAGAACCGCGGCGACTGAAAACGACATTGAGCCCAGATGCACGGGAATGTGAGCCGCCTGCGCTATCATCTCGCCCCCGGCGTTGAATATGGCGCACGAGTGGTCGCGCCGCTCCTTGATATTTGCCGACAGCGCCGAGCGGGTAAGAAGTTTGCCCATCTCCTCCGCTATCGCGGTAAGGATGTTGTTGAAGATGTCTATCTCAAAGCGGTTCAGGCGCGGCATTTTCCTATTCTAATGCAAAGCCGCGCAGTTTTTCCACCGGCGCGTAAAAAGCGGTTAAAATCGCCCCGTGCCACAAACCAGCCGGAAGAAACAGTCCGCCGGTCGCGGGAAGGCCCTTGAGATATTGCGCGGGACTTTCGGCTTTGCGGACTTCCGCCCTCATCAGGGGGAGATTGTCCAGACGCTGATTGACGGCGGAGACGCAATTGCCGTTATGCCCACGGGCGGAGGCAAGTCGCTTTGCTATCAGATACCGTCAATCGCGCGCTCCGGAACGGGGGTTGTGGTGTCTCCCCTTATCGCCCTTATGAAAGATCAGGTTGACGCCCTGCGCCAATACGGGGTCGCGGCGGCGTTTCTGAATTCAAGCATGTCGTATTCCCAACGCCGCAACACGGAAGACGCTCTGGTCGCCGGAAAACTTGACCTGCTTTATGTGGCTCCGGAGGGATTGATTGGCGGCGGAATGCTTGAAACCCTTGCCAACATTGAAGTCGCGCTGTTCGCCATTGACGAGGCGCATTGCGTCTCGCGCTGGGGGCATGATTTCCGTCCCGAATATCTGGAGTTGTCAGTTCTCGCCGAAAGGTTTCCCTCCGTGCCGCGCGTTGCCCTTACCGCCACCGCAGACGAGATGACCCGGCGTGAGATTGCCGGACAGCTGGGCTTGCGGAACGCCGAAATGCACATAGTCGGCTACGACCGCCCGAACATCCGCTACATGATAAGCGAGCGCCCGGACGCGAGGCGGGCGCTGCTTGATTTTATTGAGGAAAAACACCCCTCTGAAAGCGGGATTGTCTATTGCATGTCGCGCAAGGGGGTTGAAAAGACCGCAGAGTGGCTTTCTTCAAAGAAACTTGACGCAATTCCCTATCACGCCGGAATGACAAAGGAGGAAAGAGAGAAAAATCACAACCGTTTCCTGCGCGAGGAGGGAGTGATTGTTGTGGCGACCGTCGCTTTCGGGATGGGAATAGACAAGCCCGATGTCCGTTTTGTGGCTCACCTCAATCTGCCGAAAAACATTGAATCCTACTATCAGGAAACCGGGCGCGCCGGGCGGGACGGCCTGCCCGCGAGCGCATGGATGAGTTACGGGTTGCAGGATTTGATGATGCAGATTCAGATGGTTGACAACTCGGAGGCCGATGAAAGTTTCAAAAGGGTGGA
This portion of the Candidatus Dadabacteria bacterium genome encodes:
- a CDS encoding P-II family nitrogen regulator, which translates into the protein MKKVEAIIKPFKLEDLKEGLQEIGIQGMTVSEVKGFGRQKGHAEIYRGAEYVIDFLPKVKVEVVATDDLVPQIVEVIQQSTRTGKAGDGKIFIVPVENAVRIRTGEVGEDAI
- the recQ gene encoding DNA helicase RecQ, yielding MPQTSRKKQSAGRGKALEILRGTFGFADFRPHQGEIVQTLIDGGDAIAVMPTGGGKSLCYQIPSIARSGTGVVVSPLIALMKDQVDALRQYGVAAAFLNSSMSYSQRRNTEDALVAGKLDLLYVAPEGLIGGGMLETLANIEVALFAIDEAHCVSRWGHDFRPEYLELSVLAERFPSVPRVALTATADEMTRREIAGQLGLRNAEMHIVGYDRPNIRYMISERPDARRALLDFIEEKHPSESGIVYCMSRKGVEKTAEWLSSKKLDAIPYHAGMTKEEREKNHNRFLREEGVIVVATVAFGMGIDKPDVRFVAHLNLPKNIESYYQETGRAGRDGLPASAWMSYGLQDLMMQIQMVDNSEADESFKRVERSKINSLLGLCETAGCRRRSLLGYFGEEYGKSCGNCDNCLNPPETWDGTVAAQKALACVYRTGEMFGVHYLIDVLLGKDTERIKSFHHDKLKVYGVGTEIDAMEWRSVIRQLVAAGALAVKTDGYGGLRLTEKGGAVMRGKESISFRKMPERKVSPAKAKKPPRVSKADISEGDMPLFHKLRELRSRIAKEQNVPPYVVFHDSTLAAMAKEKPADLVQMSFISGVGHAKLDKYGEQFLKVVKESA
- the dprA gene encoding DNA-processing protein DprA, producing MDEKTCFIALTLIKGLGNVLISRLTGECGSAENVFKAAKTAGTLSGIDGVGADTENLVRNFSEWGRAEREVSEARKRGFDILTLAAPGYPQRLKNVHSAPAILYVSGEIRESDSLAVAIVGSRYANKYGRESARKLSYELAEAGVCVVSGMARGVDSAAHKAAVDAGGRTIAVLGSGLDVIYPPENHELYESISKNGAVISAFPLRTVPDKTHFPERNAVISGLSLGTVVVQAARKSGALITAKLALEQNRDVFAVPGRINEPISEGANSLIKQGAILVESADDIISGIRELKDLQTAARTKQQQRTAEEKIASLPREKRKLLSLIREKPLHIDEITEQSGETVASISALILELEIEGLVENSEGGMYQAKI
- the traT gene encoding complement resistance protein TraT — its product is MRGLGHSIPFLTRGAGALVLLLSLLAAGCGPKFNPSDAASGKQTSTGVKVRPEIGIPKEPSLEYIRVRMADSIFLNPPEVDNPSVYVRIRNTSGKDIDLQGVVIQKLRSLGYKLTRNASSATYVLQANLLFADEVSAAELAKIDETKYGFSLTRTAAGLLVGAGLGAGAGALLGEGDITGETIVGGVVGGAVGAIGQALSQRERDKRLAAKQWIKYFSLVVDIQLKERASGEVKIEGSSAMSSSQGLEHESDLGDNRGGSESSYGRRETQTYSETSRWKSYRTRVIGKAKGKLIVFEDVRRDFAEQLANSIAGLF
- a CDS encoding type II toxin-antitoxin system VapC family toxin, whose amino-acid sequence is MIVPDINLLVYAYNSGVANHAKARRWWEDTVNGDRRVGLPWVVVNGFVRLMTNPKVVTPPMSAPAAVDFVKSWFQYAHIIPVNPGVRHLEYLRQNLDAAGVGANLVTDAHIAAVAMEYQAEVHSNDEDFSRFPGLRWVNPL
- a CDS encoding hydantoinase B/oxoprolinase family protein, encoding MPRLNRFEIDIFNNILTAIAEEMGKLLTRSALSANIKERRDHSCAIFNAGGEMIAQAAHIPVHLGSMSFSVAAVLDEKEFRDGDVFILNDPFRGGTHLPDITCVRAVFVGGKPGFYLAVRAHHADVGGKTPGSMPLSSSVEEEGVVIPPTLIARGGGIDRRLIDKITSGMRNRRERLGDLSAQIAALEAGGKRLAQTVEKYSAADIGGAADMLLDYGEAIMRDTIRRIPDGSYLFTDYLDDDGLGTENIPVRARVTIDGDAAEVDLSGSSPPVKGCLNAPFSVAVSAVLYVFQCLAPDDIPLNSGPLRAIRILADEPSILNARYPSAVAGGNVETSQRIADAVFGALREAIPERIQAAGAGTMNNLTFGGEGFVCYETIGGGMGARSGIDGVSAVQTHMTNTLNTPVEALEREFPVRIEFYSIRENSGGAGRFRGGSGIVRQYRFLEPATVCLITDRRKHSPGGACGGGDGGRGRNLLIRGGEQTELAGKHSFEARRGDILSIETPGGGGWGRP
- the glnA gene encoding type I glutamate--ammonia ligase, which codes for MAVRKKSSKAPARKAGSAPSKAAVAKAVNFIKDSKAKFVDFRFLDFVGMWQHVTFPVSGIDASVFEEGMGFDGSSIRGWKAINASDMLMMPDPETVKLDPFMEMPTVVALCNIMDPITKEPYSRDPRTIASKAEAYMKSTGIADVAYFGPELEFFILDEIRYDQTANSGYYFVDSDEGIWNSGSDDFPNLGYKLRHKEGYFPTPPADLHHDLRSEMVSVMESLGIVVEAHHHEVATGGQAEIDMKFASLLSMGDQMMWYKYICRNVARKHGKSVTFMPKPLFSDNGSGMHVHQSLWKKGKPLFAGNGYAGMSETAMHYIGGILKHARAICAFSNSTTNSYRRLVPGFEAPVNLAYSARNRSAAVRIPMYSPSPKAKRLECRFPDPSCNGYLTFSAMLMAGLDGIENKINPGDPLDRDIYALGPEELKGVPSVPASLEEALKSLEKDHDFLLRGGVFDEDLLRTWIDYKMENEVNPVRLRPVPQEFILYYDV
- a CDS encoding antitoxin, producing MRTTLTLDEDVAEYLQKESLLRNKPFKQVVNEAVRRGMSPGAKRARPPKFRVVPHNGGFASGINRRKINQLNDELEAAEFVKKHAK
- a CDS encoding DNA recombination protein RmuC — translated: MEFVFGIIAVVAAGVAVWAYGRVSDTAKSNKALESELRKVKEEAERGRADGIKVAELETELKKEREGFERERAAWKEAESNLKTAFENVGNRIFDASSEKFAKQNQKGLETILSPLKNDIRDFKDKFAKTGEGFAGKFGELKSQIEGLKDLNKTIGAEAQNLTKALKGDSKQRGNWGELVLERTLERSGLRKGREYEVQETMTGEGGRRVLDVLVRLPDDKDIVIDSKVSLVAYDGYCSSGSEAEKAEFLKSHIRSVESHIKELGEKNYQNLPGIRSLNYVLLFVPIESAYILTVNESEGIFQKALDRNIVLVCPSTLLAVLRTVHSLWRMEDRNRNAQEIAEEAGKLYDKFAGFVDKMDTVKRQLETVGNNFDDAYKSLSTGRGNLIGRAEKMKQLGAKTSKSLPPGIVEKSADEEGLS